Genomic DNA from uncultured Jannaschia sp.:
GCGACCATCCGCCCCGAACCGGCTCAGTGGCCGTCGCCGTCCAGCACGAATCGCTTGTCGCAATAGCCGCATTCGACATGACCGATGGCCGGGTCGATGGTCAGCCAGACGCGTGGGTGGCCCAGCGCCCCTTCGCCGCCGTCGCAGGCGACGCGCAGGACCGAGACCGTCTCGACCTCCGGCGGGGGCAGATCGTGCGGGCCGGAAGGGGAGCGCGGGGTGCCGGTCGTCATGGTCGGGGCCTCGGGTTGTCGCGTGGGGGCCGCCCCGCTAGGTGGGGCATTGTCCCGGCTTATGCGACAGCCGCCGGGTCGCGTGCAACCGCGCCCG
This window encodes:
- a CDS encoding zinc-finger domain-containing protein — protein: MTTGTPRSPSGPHDLPPPEVETVSVLRVACDGGEGALGHPRVWLTIDPAIGHVECGYCDKRFVLDGDGH